The sequence ATGatacaataaaaaagattttgattttttaaaaactacacagaataattatttatcctctatatttataaataactagTTATTACTCGTGCGTTGAACGaccgttattattttttaattataaaattacatttatggatataaatcaataaaaaatttaatatttaatattaatatgatattttaaaaaataataataaattaactatttttaaatattcttaatttcttttaaaattttattagtacaataatataaaaattattttaaaattatttattaaataatccTAATactgtataaattaatacaattaatataattgatattacaattttttagtattagaagttattatataactcaaaaattcatttataatgaatataactaaaattttatttgttataattagaatcattatctaattagaaaattaatttattagttgatataatattaaagaaataattcatatgatatttttaaaataattattatataattaaaaaataatcataattagaaaactaatttattattaatatattatttcttagaattaaatttattttttaattagaaatataatttattaatcaataaattaataaaaaactacAAAATTACATATAGGCTTGAATCCCATGTGTCAAAATAAGTacatatgttaaaataaaaattatatgtgtcaaaaattaaacacaaatgtcaaaaaaattagatataagaaattaatatatactagtGTAGCACggctgttattattatttcgattataaaatcaagtttatagatatactttaataaatttttcgatatgtaatattgatttataatattctaaaaaataatagcaaattaactatttttaaatatccataatttattttaaaattttattattccaataatataaaaattatttttaaattatttattaattctaatattatataaattaataatatcaatgtaattgatattattattttctaaaactaaaatttattataataattaaaattaaactattagcgaacatgatatttaaaaatattattttctataattaaaattattatctgattataaaattaatttattaatttatataatattaaaatataattaatatgctattttttagaataattattatctaattagagaattaatcattatttaattaaaaaattaatttattattaatatgttatttttaggaTCACaatgagtattattaatttggaagttaacttattaatcaatatattaatagaaaaaattataaaattacacataagctTGAATCTCATAagccaaaataaatatatatgttaaaacaaaaattctatcctgtcaaaaattaagcatacatattaaaaaaaattaatttttaaaaattaatatatatatatatatatatatatatatatatatatatatagattccACATTCAGCTcttaaattaaacttttaaatctAGTTTGcccataatatttataaacatagtTAATTTCTGGTaagattgaaaaatataacatgcacatataaaaatttatttgtaaatatatataaacgaaattgttaaaagaaacaaaattctattgaaatgaaatatatattttttaatcattattttattgaagtttgattaattatatattttatagtttaaatataataaataatattttaatgtgTTCCTATTGTCTCGTCTCCGTGCCTTTTAGTTGAGAGGCTATGATGAGTTGCATATTACTGTAGCTATTCTAATTGTATTAGTTGTAATGTGGAAAACTTGTCTTGGATTTGCTCTCTTACCAAGAACTTACCTCAGTTGAAAAACTCtaggaaagagaaaagatgATAAAGAAGAACAAGCTGTATATATAGTGCAGAAAATATAGTGCAAGTTGCTGAATTTTTTCTGCCAAATTTTGATCCTTTAGTTTATGCTCTTCACATATTAATCTGCTAATTTCCATTTTCCAAGCTGAAAACAGatacatatagaaaaagaaGGGAGGATAAAAGCTATTCCCATAACTTCTGCGAGTAATAATCATTTATTTGGATCAGGATTCTGATATCAAGTTTGGCGTTAGGGTAGGTGAAGTTGCTTTGCATATGGAGGCCAATACAGGTGGAATTCTATCTTGTACACAACAGTAAGTCCACTGAGATCCACTGGAGACGATGTCACATACCCCTGTACAAGCAAGAAGTCGCCGGTGCCTCCCACAACAGGATGATCAGCAGGCTTGACATTATGCGTGCCTCCAACAATGGAGATTGACCCTTTGTGGTGCTTGAGATGTAGACTGATCTTAGCAGTAGAAATGCTGGTAAGCCCGTCGAGACTAGATGTTACAGATGTTCCTTCTGCCATACCAACAACTTTGGAAGTTCGGTTGGGGGTAACTGTCATGGGGTCCTGGAAAACAAACAGGGTGCCGAATCGGGTTGTTGTTTGACTAATGCTTGCTCCTGCAACACCATTCACTATTATATATCCAGTTTTATTGATGGTCTCATGTTGGTACAGTGCAAAATGAAGGGACTCGACTCCATGGTGGTGTTTAGAGGTGGAGGTAGGCTTGAGTGAAAGAAGTAAAAGCAAAGCAGCAAGAGCACAAGGCCTCAGAGATTTAGCCATTGCTGACATCTTTAGCAGATCTTGTTAGAGAACACAAATGACTGATACAAGTGCATAACACAACAGGTTCATTTATAGAACTCTTACATGGTCTAAAAGACTTGTGTGTACACTTGGAGTTGAACCAGTCAATATAGTGGACTCCTGAATCATAATAATATGGTGAATTtttgaaaagttaaaataatatggtGAAGTGtttgaaaagttaaaataatatggtGAAGTGTTTGAAAAGTTAAGAACAGGTGAGACTTCATTTTCAAACCCATGATGCATACTGTGAATccaaataattttagttagtGCAAAAATTATGCAGGTAAAAAAAGCAACACATACCTGCTTCCATtgttttgaatatttattttctgaagCTGATTGGTCAATCCAGTCTTTGATTATCTAGTCTAGAATTAAACTGCCACAGGGATATTAAGCATTAGGAAATGACTTTTGAATACTTGTTAGTACAGCAAGGGCGGTGCAAATTCAATTCCTCCACTTAGTGCACAAGCTGCCACTGGTTGATCATAAGCAGCCCTTCCTGAACCTTGAGTATTTAGACTGAAATGTCTTCCTTCCATATTTCTTTTACACGCACAAAATTTCAGGATAAATCAGGTCAAGTCATTAGGTAAAATAAAGGGGCAAATCTCAAGTTATGAGTTATGATGGCAAACCATGTTCTTGGATCAAGGAACTCTCACctcaaagaaaaacaaatagaagaggggaaaaagaaaaggaaaccaGCAACTAATTCATCTAACACCTGAGTTAGCTGACATGAAAGCATTGACTCTTTCTAATCAGTTACAGCTTAGCTGACATAAAACTTGATTGATTTTATGCAGTTTCTGGTTAGCTGACATGAAACCCTTGAATGTTTTCATTCAATACCTGACTGATTTCGTCTAGTAAATAATGCGCTTGTTATGCTTACGTACACATCAGATGCTAAACAAATTATAAGCAATCTGAACAATCAGTAATTATGCAATCAAGAAAAGTAATCTGCAGAGGAAAAATTAGCAGATGGTATTTACAGTCACTGAACAGAACCTGGAGAAGTCTTAGGAACCCattcaagaaaatgaattcTTCTCTGAAGAAGCATGTTAAACCAGATTCCTTTATGATGAATTGGTAGAATACGGGAGGATCAACTAATTGCCAGTGTTATGCGAAAAGCATTTTCAGGAGCAAGAACAAAACTAATAGTGCTCAAGGTAGATCGCGCGATTGACCTCTTTACCCTGTATCCTTTGATCCTTCTGCCAACACAGCTCTATGCTAAACTGTTCTGTGAAACagcataaatattttgatccTTCAGCCAAACACAGCTCTATGCTAAAGTGTTCGGTGAAACAGCATAAACTTGAGACAGATACAAGGGAACATAACTTGCTATTTGAGAATAATTTCCTCTGGAAATTCAGACTAACGAACACAATCCAAAAGAATGTAAATGCAATAGCTCCAATAAAACAGTGCTTGACATAGTTGGCAGAATTTTCTAGAATGCGCAACCTGCAGGTTAGGCTACAGCAGAAACTTACTggttcatttataaatattcacataaaaaaaagtaactaGTTTTAATTGCAGAATGATATAATCCACAAATCCCCAACAAAAAAATGGGCTACAGAACAGCAAAATGCTGTTTCATTAAAGATATACATTTGTTATGGTTTCACTAGTTAACTGGCCTATATTGAACTTCATGTTAAAGCATCGCTGCACATAAAAATGCCCATGCTTGAATATTTAAGCTTTTATGAAGTCAACTAAAGAAGGTAAAGCGTGTTCGTGCTGCCCAGCTCCCAGAAGAATTTCTAATAAGCACACAACAATTGCATACTGAGTGAAATAAGACACCGATATGCAGTATTCAATTTGTTA comes from Ricinus communis isolate WT05 ecotype wild-type chromosome 5, ASM1957865v1, whole genome shotgun sequence and encodes:
- the LOC8268766 gene encoding disease resistance response protein 206 isoform X2, producing MEAGASISQTTTRFGTLFVFQDPMTVTPNRTSKVVGMAEGTSVTSSLDGLTSISTAKISLHLKHHKGSISIVGGTHNVKPADHPVVGGTGDFLLVQGYVTSSPVDLSGLTVVYKIEFHLYWPPYAKQLHLP
- the LOC8268766 gene encoding dirigent protein 19 isoform X1 gives rise to the protein MSAMAKSLRPCALAALLLLLSLKPTSTSKHHHGVESLHFALYQHETINKTGYIIVNGVAGASISQTTTRFGTLFVFQDPMTVTPNRTSKVVGMAEGTSVTSSLDGLTSISTAKISLHLKHHKGSISIVGGTHNVKPADHPVVGGTGDFLLVQGYVTSSPVDLSGLTVVYKIEFHLYWPPYAKQLHLP